A window of Deinococcus carri genomic DNA:
GGAGGCTATGAGCACCAACTCGCTTGGGCACTGCTCCCTGACTGGCGAGGCTCATTCATAAACGGCCTTTACCTGATTGTAAGAAGCGGCCGGGGCCTGATCATCACACTGCTGATGACCGGCAGAGGTCGGTTGTGCCGTAGGAGATGATTGATGAAGAACCTTGAACAGACCGCGCATGACCTCAAGCATGCTGCCCACGACGCCCGCGAACACCTGCAACACGAAGTGGCCGCCTTTGCGGGCAAAGCCGAGGTGAAGCGCCAGGCCGAGCTGGCTGCGACCGTGGCCCGGCAGCAAAAGGAACTGCACCGGCTGGAGGCCCAGGTGGAACGGCTGAGCCAGCGTTCCGCTTCCGGTGGGGGGTTTCCCTGGGGTCTGGTGCTGCTGGCCGGGGGCGTCTACGCCCTGTATCGCAGCAACCCCTCGTTCCGCGACCAGGTGCAAGGTCTGCTGCGACGGGTCAACCCCGGTGTCGAGGGCAATCTGGCGCGGGCAGGCGACGCCGCCAAGGATGCCGTGTCCAAGGTGGCGCAGGGTGAGAACCCTGGGGACGCCATGCGTACCGCTGGCGGCGAACTGCGCCGCGCGGGGGAGAAGACCGTCGATCAGGCCCAGGACCGGCTGCATGACCTGAAGAATCAGGCCCAGGACCGGGCACAGGACCTGAAGCGGGACGTCAACCGGGCCGTGGACAACGCCCGCGATGAACTGGGCCGTTCCTAAAGCGCCAGGTCACAGGGGGTGGGGCTTCCGTGCGGGGAACGTGCCCGCTGTTCCAACCACAGAAGCGACCTGCCCCCTGCGTCTGTCACCTCCAGGGGAGCCTGGACACCCACAATGCCACCCGGAGTGAAGCGATGGGAAACCTGAACCGCGTTCTGCTGTTTTTTGGCATCGTCCTGACGGGCGCAGCGGGGGTCCTCCTGGCAAAGAGCATCATCGAGATCAATCAACTGACCGCTGCCGCTGTCGGGACCACCAGCCCCGGCCTCTGGAGCCAGGCTCTGCTGTTGGCCGCTGGTCTGGCCCTGGTGGCGGGCTTTCTGCTGGGCCTCGGTCTGGCACTCCGCACCTCGCGGCGTCCCATGTCGCCAGCGGGTCCCCCGCGTTCCTGAGAAGAGAGAAGAGGAGACACTATGACACTGAACACGGATATGCTGTCGCGCCGCCTGAGCTGGCGTGGGGTTCTCGCCGGGTTGGTGATGGGCCTGGTGACCACCCTGACCATCCTGGCCCTCGGGCTGGTCATCACCGCCCTGACCGGGCTCACCCTCAGCGGCACCAGCATCCAGGCCATCATCTGGACCGCCC
This region includes:
- a CDS encoding YtxH domain-containing protein — its product is MKNLEQTAHDLKHAAHDAREHLQHEVAAFAGKAEVKRQAELAATVARQQKELHRLEAQVERLSQRSASGGGFPWGLVLLAGGVYALYRSNPSFRDQVQGLLRRVNPGVEGNLARAGDAAKDAVSKVAQGENPGDAMRTAGGELRRAGEKTVDQAQDRLHDLKNQAQDRAQDLKRDVNRAVDNARDELGRS